Genomic segment of Streptomyces sp. NA02950:
AACGGAACAGCGGCACCTCATGCAGGAGGACCGGCCCGGCGGCATCGGGCCGCTCCTGCACCATCTGCCGGGAACCTACAGGCCGCTCGGCGAAGCGACGTTGATACGGGCTGTGCACCCCCATTTCGCCCGACGCAAGCAGTCCGGACACCTGCCACAGGCCGACCCGTGGAGGCCATCTCCGCCACAAGCTCGTCGTGTGAGGACTGGATGCCGCTTACCTTGCCCCGTCCGCGCAGTGGGCGTATCGAAGTCACGCCTCACGTAATCTCTTTTCCGTGCCAACCTCCCGCCTGTATCGCGTCGCCGTCCTTGTGCTCGAGGGCGCGAAGCCGCTCGATGTCGGAATTCCCGCACAGGTTTTCTCCACCCGCGTGAGCATGCCGTACGAGGTGCGGGTGTGCGGGGCGACACCCGGTCTCGTGACCGGCGGCGATGGCCTGTCGTACGACGTCGCCCACGGCCTCGACGCGCTTGCGTGGGCCGACATCGTCTTCGTCCCCGGCTACCGGTTCCCGGACCGCGATGACCCGCCGCAGGCCGTCGTCGACGCACTGATCGCCGCCCACGCTCGGGGCGCGCGGCTCGCCGCCATCTCGACGGGCGCCTTCGCACTCGCCGCCACGGGCCTGCTCGACGGCAGGCGCGCCACGACGCACTGGCACTACACGCGGGCACTCGTGGCCAGGCACCCGCTCATCCAGGTCGACGAGAACGTGCTGTTCGTCGATGAGGGCAGCGTGCTCACCTCGGCCGGCGCCGCCTCCGGCATCGACCTGTGCCTGCACATCCTGCGCGGCGACCTCGGGGTGGCCGCGTCCAACCACGCGGCCCGGCGTCTGGTCGCGGCCCCCTACCGCAGCGGCGGTCAGATGCAGTACGTGCCGCGCAGCGTGCCGGAACCGCTCGGCGAGCGGTTCGCCGCCACCCGCGAGTGGGCGCTGCACCGGCTCGGCGAGCCCCTCACCCTCGACATACTGGCGCGGCAGGCCGAGGTCTCGCCGCGCACGTTCTCCCGGCGCTTCGTCGAGGAGACCGGCTACACGCCGATGCAGTGGGTGATGCGCGCCCGCATCGACCTGGCCCGCGAACTGCTTGAGCGGTCGCAGCGCAGCGTGGAACAGATCGCCACCGACGTCGGGCTCGGCACCGGCGCGAACCTGCGTCTGCACTTCCAGCACATCCTCGGCACCACACCGAGCGAGTACCGGCGTACCTTCACCCGGGGCACGTAGCAGCGCGTGGCGGGATCCTTTTGAACCATGGCGATTCCGCCACTGTCAGCGGTGCGAGCCGCGGGCGAGCCTGATGGCGAAGAGAAGGGACATCACTCATGACTCGCATCGCCATCAACGGATTCGGCCGCATCGGACGCAATGTGCTGCGGGCACTGCTCGAACGCGACAGCGCCCTCCAGATCGTCGCCGTCAACGACCTGACGGAGCCCGCCGCTCTCGCCCGGCTGCTCGCCTACGACAGCACGGCCGGCCGACTCGGACGCCCGGTGACCGTCGACGGGGACGCCCTCGTCGTCGACGGCCGTCGGATCACGGTGCTGGCCGAGCGAGAGCCGGCGCAGCTGCCGTGGACCGAACTCGGCGTCGACGTCGTCCTGGAAGCCACCGGCCGCTTCACCTCGGCCAAGGCCGCCCGTGCCCACCTCGACGCGGGCGCGAGGAAGGTACTCGTCAGCGCGCCATCAGACGGCGCCGACGTCACACTCGCGTGGGGGGTCAACACCGACGCCT
This window contains:
- a CDS encoding GlxA family transcriptional regulator gives rise to the protein MPTSRLYRVAVLVLEGAKPLDVGIPAQVFSTRVSMPYEVRVCGATPGLVTGGDGLSYDVAHGLDALAWADIVFVPGYRFPDRDDPPQAVVDALIAAHARGARLAAISTGAFALAATGLLDGRRATTHWHYTRALVARHPLIQVDENVLFVDEGSVLTSAGAASGIDLCLHILRGDLGVAASNHAARRLVAAPYRSGGQMQYVPRSVPEPLGERFAATREWALHRLGEPLTLDILARQAEVSPRTFSRRFVEETGYTPMQWVMRARIDLARELLERSQRSVEQIATDVGLGTGANLRLHFQHILGTTPSEYRRTFTRGT